In the genome of Streptomyces racemochromogenes, one region contains:
- a CDS encoding ArsR/SmtB family transcription factor, with the protein MPDKNAEGPQQQPVVRTLDARSLRGLAHPLRMRMLAALRHDGPATASQLAERLGESSGSTSYHLRQLAAHGFVEDAPGHGKGRERWWKAAHDGTAFDESLMYDGDPETRGAADAFLHEIATIHTQEISTWLGDAHNWSKEWRASSDLSDFTLRLTPAQSHELIHRMHELVNSYRDLPQAEGAESVRFHTHAFPRRGNA; encoded by the coding sequence ATGCCCGACAAGAACGCCGAAGGCCCGCAGCAACAGCCCGTGGTCCGCACGCTCGACGCCCGCTCCCTGCGCGGCCTCGCCCACCCCCTGCGCATGCGCATGCTCGCCGCCCTGCGCCACGACGGACCCGCCACCGCCTCCCAGCTGGCGGAGCGGCTCGGCGAGTCCAGCGGCTCGACCAGCTACCACCTGCGCCAGCTCGCCGCGCACGGCTTCGTCGAGGACGCACCCGGACACGGCAAGGGCCGCGAACGCTGGTGGAAGGCCGCCCACGACGGCACGGCCTTCGACGAGTCGCTGATGTACGACGGCGACCCGGAGACGCGCGGCGCCGCCGACGCCTTCCTCCACGAGATCGCGACGATCCACACCCAGGAGATCAGCACCTGGCTCGGCGACGCCCACAACTGGTCCAAGGAGTGGCGGGCCTCGTCGGACCTCAGCGACTTCACGCTGCGCCTGACGCCCGCCCAGAGCCATGAACTGATCCACCGGATGCACGAACTCGTCAACAGCTACCGCGACCTGCCGCAGGCCGAGGGCGCCGAGTCGGTCCGCTTCCACACGCACGCCTTCCCGCGCCGCGGCAACGCCTGA
- a CDS encoding Lrp/AsnC family transcriptional regulator: MGIDELDGRLIVLLAREPRIGVLEASRRLGVARGTVQARLDRLQSNGVIRGFGPQVDPTALGYPVTAFATLEIKQGQGADVRAHLSGVPEVLELHTTTGHGDMLCRLVARSNADLQRVIDRVVGFGGIVRASTAIVMENPVPLRIIPLVEQAAADG, encoded by the coding sequence ATGGGCATCGACGAACTCGACGGCCGCCTCATCGTCCTGCTGGCGCGCGAGCCCCGCATCGGCGTGCTGGAGGCCTCCCGCCGGCTGGGCGTGGCGCGCGGCACGGTCCAGGCGCGGCTGGACCGGCTCCAGTCGAACGGGGTGATCCGCGGGTTCGGCCCGCAGGTGGACCCGACGGCGCTGGGGTATCCGGTGACGGCGTTCGCCACGCTGGAGATCAAGCAGGGGCAGGGGGCGGACGTACGGGCGCACCTGTCGGGCGTTCCGGAGGTGCTGGAGCTGCACACGACGACCGGGCACGGGGACATGCTGTGCCGGCTGGTGGCGCGGTCGAACGCCGACCTCCAGCGGGTGATCGACCGGGTGGTGGGCTTCGGGGGGATCGTGCGGGCGTCGACGGCGATCGTCATGGAGAACCCGGTGCCGCTGCGGATCATCCCCCTGGTGGAGCAGGCGGCCGCGGACGGCTGA
- the hppD gene encoding 4-hydroxyphenylpyruvate dioxygenase, which yields MTETLDTTPQTAREADPFPVKGMDAVVFAVGNAKQAAHYYSTAFGMKLVAYSGPENGSRETASYVLTNGSARFVLTSVIKATTDHGRFLAEHVAEHGDGVIDLAIEVPDARAAYAYAVEQGARGLDEPHEVKDENGTVVLAAIATYGQTRHTLVERVDYTGPYLPGYVAREPLVAAPAKRTFQAIDHCVGNVELGRMNEWVAFYNKVMGFTNMKEFVGDDIATEYSALMSKVVADGTKKVKFPINEPAIAKKKSQIDEYLEFYNGPGVQHIALASNDIVSTVRSMRAAGVEFLSVPDTYYDTLGEWVGDTRVPIDELRELKILADRDEDGYLLQIFTKPVQDRPTVFFEIIERHGSMGFGKGNFKALFEAIEREQEKRGNL from the coding sequence ATGACTGAGACCCTGGACACCACCCCGCAGACCGCGCGTGAGGCAGACCCCTTCCCGGTGAAGGGAATGGACGCGGTCGTCTTCGCCGTCGGCAACGCCAAGCAGGCCGCGCACTACTACTCCACCGCCTTCGGCATGAAGCTCGTGGCCTACTCCGGACCGGAGAACGGCAGCCGCGAGACCGCCAGCTACGTCCTGACCAACGGCTCCGCGCGGTTCGTCCTGACCTCCGTCATCAAGGCGACCACCGACCACGGCCGCTTCCTCGCCGAGCACGTCGCCGAGCACGGCGACGGCGTCATCGACCTCGCCATCGAGGTCCCGGACGCCCGTGCCGCCTACGCCTACGCCGTCGAGCAGGGCGCCCGCGGCCTGGACGAGCCGCACGAGGTCAAGGACGAGAACGGCACCGTCGTGCTCGCCGCCATCGCCACCTACGGCCAGACCCGCCACACCCTGGTCGAGCGCGTCGACTACACCGGCCCCTACCTGCCGGGCTACGTGGCCCGCGAGCCGCTGGTCGCGGCGCCGGCCAAGCGGACGTTCCAGGCGATCGACCACTGCGTCGGCAACGTCGAGCTGGGCCGCATGAACGAGTGGGTCGCGTTCTACAACAAGGTCATGGGCTTCACGAACATGAAGGAGTTCGTGGGCGACGACATCGCCACCGAGTACTCGGCGCTGATGTCGAAGGTCGTCGCGGACGGCACCAAGAAGGTGAAGTTCCCGATCAACGAGCCGGCGATCGCGAAGAAGAAGTCGCAGATCGACGAGTACCTGGAGTTCTACAACGGCCCCGGCGTCCAGCACATCGCGCTGGCCTCGAACGACATCGTCTCGACGGTGCGCAGCATGCGCGCGGCGGGCGTGGAGTTCCTGTCCGTGCCGGACACGTACTACGACACCCTCGGCGAGTGGGTCGGCGACACCCGCGTGCCGATCGACGAGCTGCGCGAGCTGAAGATCCTCGCGGACCGGGACGAGGACGGCTACCTGCTGCAGATCTTCACCAAGCCGGTGCAGGACCGCCCGACGGTGTTCTTCGAGATCATCGAGCGGCACGGGTCGATGGGCTTCGGCAAGGGCAACTTCAAGGCGCTGTTCGAGGCGATCGAGCGGGAGCAGGAGAAGCGCGGCAACCTGTAG
- a CDS encoding tetratricopeptide repeat protein — protein sequence MHGFDEQSQQPAPPVTFTGRKTVVAAAVAVVLIAGALLIRPARTGDDARPPGPSERAASAVGMGAPAAAVDLTALVADREKWVASHADDDASWAVLGSAYLEQARRTADSAWYPKAEKALKRSLEVRPAEKGNFDAMTGMGALADARRDFVTARKWGELVRAQAPRRWTAYPVLVDAYTGLGDYKAAQRAMDRLMELRPGLAAHLRAAQVYRDRGWREDAVVALEAAGGEAKAPAEKAYVLFRLGELAWERGDPAEALRQYEAALRTDPAQGEALGGRARALAALGRGGEAVRDYRLALGRTPVPRLALELGELLDSLERPEEARVQYRSLAALAAAGAANGVNEEVVLGLYEADHGDPAQAVRRLSAEWARHKSVQVADALGWALHRGGEDSEALEYAKKATDLGLRSAEFSYHRAMIERGLGDEAAARRSLQTALRTNPVFSPVRGPLAKEALAAIGQPPAGGPENMQPRTPWVAPELPKPRAAAPKPKPAAAKPKSRPAAPKPKSPSAGT from the coding sequence ATGCACGGTTTCGACGAGCAATCTCAGCAGCCCGCGCCGCCCGTGACCTTCACCGGACGCAAGACGGTCGTGGCGGCCGCGGTGGCGGTGGTCCTGATCGCCGGGGCCCTGCTGATCCGCCCGGCCCGTACCGGTGACGACGCCCGCCCGCCGGGGCCGAGCGAACGGGCCGCGTCGGCGGTGGGCATGGGTGCCCCGGCGGCGGCGGTGGACCTGACGGCGCTGGTGGCGGACCGGGAGAAGTGGGTCGCCTCGCACGCCGACGACGACGCTTCGTGGGCGGTGCTCGGGTCGGCGTACCTGGAACAGGCCCGGCGGACGGCCGATTCCGCCTGGTACCCGAAAGCGGAGAAGGCGCTCAAGCGGTCGCTGGAGGTCCGCCCCGCCGAGAAGGGCAACTTCGACGCGATGACCGGCATGGGCGCGCTGGCCGACGCCCGGCGGGACTTCGTGACGGCGCGGAAGTGGGGCGAGCTGGTCCGGGCGCAGGCGCCGCGGCGCTGGACGGCGTACCCGGTCCTGGTGGACGCGTACACGGGCCTCGGCGACTACAAGGCCGCGCAGCGGGCGATGGACCGGCTGATGGAGCTCCGGCCGGGCCTGGCCGCGCACCTGAGGGCGGCCCAGGTGTACCGGGACCGGGGCTGGCGCGAGGACGCGGTGGTGGCGCTGGAGGCGGCGGGCGGGGAGGCGAAGGCCCCCGCGGAGAAGGCGTACGTGCTGTTCCGGCTCGGGGAGCTGGCGTGGGAGCGCGGCGACCCGGCGGAGGCGCTGCGCCAGTACGAGGCGGCGCTGCGCACCGACCCGGCGCAGGGCGAGGCGCTGGGCGGCCGGGCCAGGGCGCTGGCGGCCCTGGGCCGGGGCGGGGAGGCGGTACGGGACTACCGGCTGGCGCTGGGCCGCACCCCGGTGCCGAGGCTGGCGCTGGAGCTGGGCGAGCTGCTGGACTCGCTGGAGCGGCCGGAGGAGGCGCGGGTGCAGTACCGCTCGCTGGCCGCGCTGGCGGCGGCGGGCGCCGCGAACGGGGTCAACGAGGAGGTCGTCCTCGGCCTGTACGAGGCGGACCACGGCGATCCGGCGCAGGCGGTGCGCCGCCTGTCGGCGGAGTGGGCGCGGCACAAGAGCGTGCAGGTGGCCGACGCGCTGGGCTGGGCGCTGCACAGGGGCGGGGAGGACTCCGAGGCGCTGGAGTACGCGAAGAAGGCGACCGACCTCGGGCTGCGGAGCGCCGAGTTCTCGTACCACCGGGCGATGATCGAGCGGGGGCTGGGCGACGAGGCGGCGGCGCGGCGGAGCCTGCAGACTGCGCTGCGCACGAACCCGGTGTTCTCCCCGGTGCGGGGGCCGCTGGCGAAGGAGGCCCTGGCGGCGATCGGGCAGCCGCCGGCGGGCGGGCCGGAGAACATGCAGCCGCGCACGCCGTGGGTGGCTCCGGAGCTCCCGAAGCCGAGGGCGGCGGCCCCGAAGCCGAAGCCTGCGGCGGCCAAGCCGAAGTCGCGGCCTGCGGCGCCGAAGCCGAAGTCCCCGTCCGCCGGCACGTAG
- a CDS encoding FAD-binding oxidoreductase, with protein MDDDLIVRLGEGLPPGALLTDPQVTASYARDTAGFCDAGTPAAVVLPRTVEQVRHVMRTATALRVPVVPQGARTGLSGAANASDGCIVLSLVRMDRILEVSTVDRIAVVEPGVVNAVLSRAVAEQGLFYPPDPSSWEQCTIGGNIATASGGLCCVKYGVTAEYVLGLDVVLADGRLLRTGRRTAKGVAGYDMTRLFVGSEGTLGVVVGAVLALRPAPPRQLALAAEFPSVAAACEAVCAVMEAGLTPSLLELMDRTTVRAVNALGKMGLPESTEALLLAAFDTPDAPAGLEAVGRLCAAAGAASVVPAEDEAESELLLQARRMSLTALEALRPATMIDDVCVPRSRLAEMLEGTAVVAAAHDLLIGVCAHAGDGNTHPVVCFDPADEDETRRARASFDEIMALGLSLGGTITGEHGVGVLKKEWLARELGPVALEMQRAVKQAFDPLGLLNPGKLF; from the coding sequence ATGGATGACGATCTCATCGTGCGACTCGGCGAAGGACTCCCGCCCGGGGCGCTGCTGACCGACCCTCAGGTGACTGCCTCCTACGCCCGCGACACCGCCGGCTTCTGCGACGCCGGCACCCCCGCCGCCGTCGTCCTGCCGCGGACGGTGGAACAGGTGCGGCACGTCATGCGCACCGCCACCGCCCTACGGGTCCCCGTGGTCCCCCAGGGCGCCCGCACCGGTCTCTCGGGGGCCGCCAACGCCTCCGACGGCTGCATCGTGCTGTCCCTCGTCAGGATGGACCGGATCCTGGAGGTCTCCACCGTCGACCGGATCGCCGTCGTCGAACCGGGCGTGGTCAACGCGGTCCTCTCGCGGGCCGTCGCCGAACAGGGCCTCTTCTACCCGCCCGACCCCTCCAGCTGGGAGCAGTGCACCATCGGCGGCAACATCGCCACCGCGTCCGGCGGGCTGTGCTGCGTGAAGTACGGCGTCACCGCCGAGTACGTGCTCGGGCTGGACGTGGTGCTGGCCGACGGGCGGCTGCTGCGCACGGGCCGCCGTACCGCCAAGGGCGTCGCCGGGTACGACATGACGCGGCTGTTCGTCGGCTCCGAGGGCACCCTCGGGGTGGTGGTCGGGGCCGTCCTCGCGCTGCGGCCGGCGCCGCCCCGGCAGCTGGCGCTCGCCGCCGAGTTCCCCTCGGTCGCCGCCGCCTGCGAGGCCGTCTGCGCCGTCATGGAGGCGGGCCTGACGCCCTCGCTGCTGGAACTGATGGACCGTACGACCGTCCGCGCCGTCAACGCCCTCGGGAAGATGGGCCTGCCCGAGAGCACGGAGGCACTGCTGCTCGCCGCCTTCGACACCCCGGACGCGCCCGCCGGCCTGGAGGCCGTCGGCAGGCTGTGCGCCGCCGCCGGGGCGGCGTCCGTCGTACCCGCCGAGGACGAGGCGGAGTCGGAACTGCTGCTCCAGGCCCGCCGGATGTCCCTCACCGCCCTGGAGGCGCTCCGGCCGGCGACGATGATCGACGACGTGTGCGTACCGCGCTCGCGGCTGGCCGAGATGCTGGAGGGGACGGCCGTCGTCGCCGCGGCGCACGACCTCCTCATCGGCGTCTGCGCGCACGCCGGCGACGGCAACACCCACCCGGTGGTCTGCTTCGACCCCGCCGACGAGGACGAGACGCGGCGGGCCCGGGCGTCCTTCGACGAGATCATGGCCCTGGGGCTGTCCCTGGGCGGGACGATCACCGGGGAGCACGGGGTGGGGGTGCTGAAGAAGGAGTGGCTGGCCCGCGAACTCGGGCCGGTCGCACTGGAGATGCAGCGCGCCGTGAAGCAGGCCTTCGACCCGCTCGGGCTGCTGAACCCCGGCAAGCTCTTCTGA
- a CDS encoding SsgA family sporulation/cell division regulator: protein MHHPVIERELELKLVLSPERSIPVPAKLLYLTDDPYAVHVTFHAGSSTPVNWTFARELLVEGVFRPCGHGDVRIWPTKIDNQSVLCMALSSPDGDALLEAPAGSVSAWLERTLRVVPPGTEAERLGLDAALAELLTPTPADELWLRDPWPSDEAADGDL from the coding sequence ATGCACCACCCCGTCATCGAGCGCGAACTCGAGCTGAAGCTGGTCCTGTCCCCCGAGCGCAGCATCCCCGTCCCCGCGAAGCTGCTGTACCTCACCGACGACCCCTACGCCGTGCACGTCACCTTCCACGCCGGCTCCAGCACCCCCGTCAACTGGACCTTCGCCCGCGAACTGCTCGTCGAGGGGGTGTTCCGCCCGTGCGGCCACGGCGACGTCCGGATCTGGCCCACGAAGATCGACAACCAGTCCGTCCTGTGCATGGCACTGAGCTCCCCCGACGGCGACGCCCTTCTGGAGGCCCCGGCCGGCTCGGTGTCGGCCTGGCTGGAGCGCACCCTGCGCGTGGTCCCGCCGGGGACGGAGGCGGAACGGCTCGGTCTGGACGCCGCCCTGGCCGAGCTGCTCACCCCCACCCCCGCCGACGAGCTGTGGCTGCGCGACCCGTGGCCCTCGGACGAGGCCGCGGACGGCGACCTGTGA
- a CDS encoding RDD family protein, with protein sequence MTASPGDGEHAAREGYYPDPSIPGYVRYWNGASWVPGTSRPAAAVPTAVRVEETGPVFLDDTSMTEALRDPGPTPWGPAGHGDPAPARLRDSAPGPQWGGTPDPGRGGAAEPEPEPRPGGGGAEPGRGPGGWQVDPVHQAGFGGPRDARVSWGDPAEPEPGRPAGISLARPAAAATAQRLPAQAAAESVGILSARPPAWPDAPGAGTSGLTSSWPEATPHTPPQRPQEPQHPQPHPQHPQQPATVRRTPGPAPAPDPEHRTPAAGRAPGPEPRDASAVRAHAPERPAAERRVPEPAPAPSGSRAGAPVPPPEAPAREDSRAVFERMAERAVRPAGLGRRGVARLLDSLVHTAVAAAVAVPVVPRVTAHLEAKVDAARASGRTTTVYLLDATTAGYLGLVLGAVLLFGVLYEALPTARWGLTPGKKLLGVRVLATATLRPPGFGAALGRWLVYAFLGLPGSLWCLVDRPRRRAWHDRAAGTFVTR encoded by the coding sequence TTGACGGCCTCCCCTGGTGACGGAGAGCACGCGGCCCGCGAGGGCTACTACCCCGACCCGTCCATCCCCGGGTACGTCCGGTACTGGAACGGCGCGTCCTGGGTCCCGGGTACGAGCCGTCCCGCCGCCGCCGTTCCCACGGCCGTCCGGGTGGAGGAGACGGGGCCGGTCTTCCTGGACGACACCTCGATGACGGAGGCCCTGCGGGACCCGGGCCCGACGCCGTGGGGCCCCGCCGGCCACGGGGACCCCGCCCCGGCCCGGCTCCGGGACTCCGCCCCGGGCCCGCAGTGGGGCGGAACCCCGGACCCCGGCCGGGGCGGCGCAGCGGAACCGGAACCGGAGCCGCGCCCGGGCGGTGGCGGGGCCGAGCCGGGCCGGGGGCCGGGCGGGTGGCAGGTCGACCCCGTCCACCAGGCCGGCTTCGGCGGGCCCCGCGACGCGCGGGTCTCCTGGGGCGACCCGGCGGAGCCCGAGCCCGGCCGGCCCGCCGGGATCTCCCTGGCCCGGCCCGCGGCCGCCGCCACCGCGCAGCGGCTCCCGGCGCAGGCCGCCGCCGAGAGCGTCGGCATCCTGTCGGCCCGCCCGCCGGCCTGGCCCGACGCCCCGGGCGCCGGCACCTCGGGCCTCACCTCCAGCTGGCCGGAGGCCACCCCGCACACCCCGCCGCAACGGCCGCAGGAGCCGCAGCACCCGCAGCCGCACCCGCAGCACCCCCAGCAGCCGGCGACGGTACGCCGGACCCCCGGGCCGGCACCGGCCCCCGACCCGGAGCACCGGACCCCGGCGGCGGGACGCGCCCCCGGGCCGGAACCCCGGGACGCCAGCGCGGTACGGGCCCACGCCCCGGAACGCCCCGCCGCCGAACGCCGCGTCCCTGAGCCCGCCCCCGCGCCCTCGGGGTCCCGCGCGGGTGCCCCCGTACCGCCGCCGGAGGCACCCGCGCGGGAGGACAGCCGGGCCGTCTTCGAGCGGATGGCGGAGCGGGCCGTGCGGCCCGCGGGGCTGGGGCGGCGGGGGGTGGCACGGCTGCTGGACTCCCTCGTGCACACCGCCGTCGCCGCGGCCGTCGCGGTGCCCGTCGTACCCAGGGTGACGGCCCATCTGGAGGCGAAGGTCGACGCCGCCCGGGCGAGCGGCCGCACCACCACCGTGTACCTGCTCGACGCCACCACCGCCGGCTACCTGGGCCTCGTACTCGGTGCCGTCCTGCTCTTCGGCGTCCTCTACGAGGCCCTGCCCACCGCCCGTTGGGGCCTCACCCCGGGCAAGAAGCTGCTCGGCGTGCGGGTGCTGGCCACCGCCACCCTGCGCCCGCCCGGCTTCGGCGCGGCCCTGGGCCGCTGGCTGGTGTACGCCTTCCTGGGGCTGCCGGGCAGCCTGTGGTGCCTGGTGGACCGCCCCCGCAGGCGGGCCTGGCACGACCGCGCCGCCGGGACGTTCGTGACCCGCTGA
- a CDS encoding RDD family protein: protein MSTDQPPPGQPPEDDPFLKKPHDPTPPSGGSPYGSPPPPPGGGGYPPPPPPGGYPPPPYGGGPGDPYGGGGGHGMPDPLAGMPPLADFGKRLAARVIDLLIVGVPLFLIQLPFGSRRYVVDTDKGEDVTEVITKSYGGTGLVWTLITIVAYVGYDWWFTHKNGRTVGKRAMGLRVAMLNDGSVPPSGAALGRGVVLWVPALVCCFCLWPLALIVSMLVDKPYRQGLHDKVAKTVVVTAT, encoded by the coding sequence ATGAGCACCGACCAGCCGCCGCCGGGCCAGCCCCCCGAGGACGACCCGTTCCTCAAGAAGCCCCACGATCCGACGCCCCCGTCGGGCGGTTCGCCGTACGGCTCGCCGCCCCCGCCCCCCGGTGGCGGCGGCTACCCCCCGCCCCCGCCCCCCGGCGGCTACCCCCCGCCCCCGTACGGCGGCGGGCCCGGAGACCCGTACGGCGGTGGTGGCGGCCACGGCATGCCCGATCCGCTCGCCGGGATGCCCCCGCTCGCGGACTTCGGCAAGCGGCTCGCCGCGCGCGTGATCGACCTGCTGATCGTCGGCGTACCGCTGTTCCTCATCCAACTGCCCTTCGGGTCCCGGCGGTACGTCGTGGACACGGACAAGGGTGAGGACGTCACCGAGGTCATCACGAAGTCGTACGGCGGCACGGGCCTGGTGTGGACGCTGATCACGATCGTCGCGTACGTCGGCTACGACTGGTGGTTCACGCACAAGAACGGGCGGACCGTCGGCAAGAGGGCCATGGGCCTGCGCGTCGCCATGCTCAACGACGGCAGCGTGCCGCCCTCCGGCGCCGCGCTCGGCCGCGGCGTCGTGCTCTGGGTGCCGGCGTTGGTGTGCTGCTTCTGCCTGTGGCCGCTCGCGCTGATCGTGTCGATGCTCGTCGACAAGCCGTACCGGCAGGGGCTCCACGACAAGGTGGCCAAGACGGTGGTGGTCACCGCGACCTGA
- a CDS encoding immune inhibitor A domain-containing protein, whose product MTGNSTRRRALRAAAVGVTLAATAASGAFITTAQADSSWGGAPAADKQDPSSPAKEQVQHNLETPFSKQNAQAREAALDQVLAGKKNVEQRGASKVVKLDDKKYVELGREKTDKIFTILVEFGDQVDNTTMFDPDGPTGPKPPEPKYGGTPGPLHNTIAQPDRASNNSTAWRKDFSRDYFQDLYFGTGQGKDSLKTYYEKTSSGRYSVEGEVADWVKVPYNEGRYGSNYCGQTNCSNVWDTVRDGVTAWTEAQKKAGKTDEQIKAQLAQYDQWDRNDFDGDGNFNEPDGYIDHFQIVHAGEDESAGGGVQGKTALWAHRWYAYGTDVGKTGPANNKAGGTQIGNTGIWVGDYTMQPENGGLGVFAHEYGHDLGLPDLYDTSGGGENSVGFWSLMSAGSWLGNGKDSIGDLPGDMTAWDKLQLGWLNYDQAKAATKSTHKLGVSEYNTKDKQALVVELPKKQVKTDIVAPAEGSSQWWSQMGDDLKNTLTRSVDLTGKKSAALSLKGWWDIEADYDFLYTEVSTDGGATWHALAGTADGAAIPADASGSPSLTGTSGAWKSLNFPLDAYAGKKVDLRFRYQTDGGAGGKGFTADAVTLTADGATLFTDGAENGDNGWTGKGFERIGAGFTKEYPQYYIAENRRYVSYDRTLKAGPYNFGWANTKPNWVEHYPYQDGLLIWLWDKSQKDNNTSQHPGSGLILPIDANAKPMKWSDGTLLRNKIQPYDATFSAYSTDAFTLHNKGESLFVKPKPANLVFDDHKGKYYYDENPTGSVKVADTNTKIKIAKETYDGLQMTIEVGPAAK is encoded by the coding sequence GTGACCGGTAACTCCACCAGGCGTCGCGCGCTGCGCGCCGCCGCCGTCGGCGTGACCCTGGCCGCCACCGCGGCCTCGGGCGCCTTCATCACCACGGCCCAGGCCGACAGCAGCTGGGGCGGCGCTCCGGCCGCCGACAAGCAGGACCCGAGCTCCCCCGCGAAGGAGCAGGTCCAGCACAACCTCGAGACCCCGTTCAGCAAGCAGAACGCGCAGGCGCGTGAAGCGGCCCTTGACCAGGTGCTGGCGGGCAAGAAGAACGTCGAGCAGCGCGGGGCCTCGAAGGTCGTCAAGCTCGACGACAAGAAGTACGTCGAGCTGGGCCGCGAGAAGACCGACAAGATCTTCACGATCCTCGTCGAGTTCGGCGACCAGGTCGACAACACGACCATGTTCGACCCGGACGGCCCGACCGGCCCGAAGCCGCCGGAGCCGAAGTACGGCGGCACGCCCGGCCCGCTGCACAACACGATCGCGCAGCCCGACCGCGCGTCGAACAACAGCACCGCCTGGCGCAAGGACTTCAGCCGCGACTACTTCCAGGACCTGTACTTCGGTACGGGCCAGGGCAAGGACTCGCTGAAGACCTACTACGAGAAGACCTCCTCGGGCCGCTACTCGGTCGAGGGCGAGGTCGCCGACTGGGTCAAGGTCCCGTACAACGAGGGCCGTTACGGCTCGAACTACTGCGGCCAGACCAACTGCTCCAACGTGTGGGACACCGTCCGCGACGGCGTCACCGCGTGGACGGAGGCCCAGAAGAAGGCCGGCAAGACCGACGAGCAGATCAAGGCCCAGCTGGCGCAGTACGACCAGTGGGACCGCAACGACTTCGACGGCGACGGCAACTTCAACGAGCCCGACGGCTACATCGACCACTTCCAGATCGTCCACGCGGGCGAGGACGAGTCGGCCGGCGGCGGCGTGCAGGGCAAGACGGCGCTGTGGGCGCACCGCTGGTACGCGTACGGCACCGACGTCGGCAAGACCGGCCCGGCGAACAACAAGGCCGGCGGTACCCAGATCGGCAACACCGGCATCTGGGTCGGCGACTACACGATGCAGCCGGAGAACGGCGGCCTCGGCGTCTTCGCGCACGAGTACGGCCACGACCTCGGTCTGCCGGACCTCTACGACACCTCCGGTGGCGGCGAGAACTCGGTCGGCTTCTGGTCCCTGATGTCGGCCGGCTCCTGGCTCGGCAACGGCAAGGACTCCATAGGCGACCTCCCGGGCGACATGACCGCCTGGGACAAGCTGCAGCTGGGCTGGCTGAACTACGACCAGGCCAAGGCCGCGACGAAGTCCACCCACAAGCTGGGTGTGTCGGAGTACAACACCAAGGACAAGCAGGCACTGGTCGTCGAGCTGCCCAAGAAGCAGGTCAAGACCGACATCGTCGCTCCCGCCGAGGGCTCCTCGCAGTGGTGGAGCCAGATGGGTGACGACCTCAAGAACACCCTGACCCGCTCGGTCGACCTGACCGGCAAGAAGTCCGCCGCCCTCTCCCTCAAGGGCTGGTGGGACATCGAGGCCGACTACGACTTCCTCTACACCGAGGTGTCCACGGACGGCGGCGCCACCTGGCACGCGCTGGCCGGCACCGCCGACGGCGCGGCCATCCCGGCCGACGCCTCCGGCAGCCCGTCGCTGACCGGCACCTCCGGCGCCTGGAAGTCGCTGAACTTCCCGCTGGACGCCTACGCGGGCAAGAAGGTCGACCTCCGCTTCCGCTACCAGACGGACGGCGGCGCGGGCGGCAAGGGCTTCACGGCCGACGCCGTCACCCTGACCGCGGACGGCGCCACGCTGTTCACCGACGGCGCCGAGAACGGCGACAACGGCTGGACCGGCAAGGGCTTCGAGCGCATCGGCGCGGGCTTCACCAAGGAGTACCCGCAGTACTACATCGCCGAGAACCGCCGCTACGTCTCCTACGACCGCACCCTCAAGGCCGGCCCGTACAACTTCGGCTGGGCCAACACCAAGCCGAACTGGGTCGAGCACTACCCGTACCAGGACGGCCTGCTGATCTGGCTGTGGGACAAGTCCCAGAAGGACAACAACACGAGCCAGCACCCGGGCTCGGGTCTGATCCTGCCGATCGACGCCAACGCCAAGCCGATGAAGTGGTCGGACGGCACCCTGCTGCGCAACAAGATCCAGCCGTACGACGCCACGTTCAGCGCGTACTCGACGGACGCGTTCACCCTGCACAACAAGGGCGAGTCGCTCTTCGTCAAGCCGAAGCCCGCGAACCTGGTCTTCGACGACCACAAGGGCAAGTACTACTACGACGAGAACCCGACCGGTTCGGTGAAGGTCGCTGACACCAACACCAAGATCAAGATCGCGAAGGAGACCTACGACGGCCTCCAGATGACGATCGAGGTCGGCCCCGCCGCCAAGTAA
- a CDS encoding nicotinamidase: MHRALIVVDVQNDFCEGGSLAVTGGADVAAAITELIGQSTPGYRHVVATRDHHVDPGSHFARPPAEPDYETSWPVHCVAGTEGVGFHPNFAPAVASGAVAAVFDKGAYEAAYSGFEGTDENGRGLAEWLRDRDVSEVDVVGIATDHCVKATALDAARAGFTTRVLLDLTAAVAPHTTEKALEELRTAGVTLVGG, from the coding sequence ATGCACCGCGCACTGATCGTCGTCGACGTACAGAACGACTTCTGCGAAGGCGGCAGCCTCGCGGTCACCGGCGGCGCGGACGTCGCCGCCGCGATCACGGAGCTGATCGGGCAGAGCACCCCCGGCTACCGGCACGTCGTGGCCACCCGGGACCACCACGTCGACCCGGGGTCCCACTTCGCGCGGCCCCCGGCCGAGCCGGACTACGAGACGTCCTGGCCGGTGCACTGCGTCGCCGGGACCGAGGGCGTCGGCTTCCACCCGAACTTCGCCCCCGCCGTCGCCTCCGGGGCCGTCGCCGCCGTCTTCGACAAGGGCGCCTACGAGGCCGCGTACAGCGGTTTCGAGGGCACCGACGAGAACGGCCGGGGCCTGGCCGAGTGGCTGCGCGACCGGGACGTGAGCGAGGTCGACGTGGTCGGCATCGCCACCGACCACTGCGTGAAGGCCACCGCGCTCGACGCCGCCCGCGCCGGCTTCACCACCCGCGTCCTGCTGGACCTGACGGCCGCCGTGGCCCCCCACACCACCGAGAAGGCCCTGGAGGAACTCCGCACGGCCGGCGTGACCCTGGTGGGCGGCTGA